The following are encoded together in the Clostridium sp. BJN0013 genome:
- a CDS encoding LTA synthase family protein — protein sequence MNKFNFSLLDFIDIIFFIVIVTIKILVYGRHIETGYISSAKLFIPVIASVLIFTSIACIFKTKGRARFLYLCNLIISIAIISNSIYFRYFKDLISIPVLISGFQLNAVKSSVINLIDFKDFLYLFDILFIIPFINRYVSKSSQKLSLNFRLSIFSILLILGLLINYRSFYNLSKEQPRLLSTMYNKVYISRKLGILNYHCLDIYNTISANINKLVPVSKEKLDKIHNFLVSNKSSHENLKGIAKNKNLIMIQVEALQNFVINSSINGQEITPNLNGWIKRSEYFNNFYYQTATGGTSDAEFMTNTSLYPASAGAAYLLYSSNYYNAMPENFKSRGYSTAAFHGFRENFWNRNIMYQKFGFDTFYGKSSYKQDESIGLGLSDKSFLTQSLDKLNKMQSPYYAFLITLTSHFPFDDVNKYGDFDTGDFKDTLIGNYIKAVHYTDEQLGMFLDELDKEGILKNSVVILYGDHHAIPKDKQLQLFEYLNKNSHSDVEWEKLQKVPMFIHFPDESVKGVNPVYGGQMDIYPTVCNLFDLPEKEMLGKDLFNAENQSVIFRNGSFINKNYYYSSQDDAYYDINTDSKTAKNDILKAEKENVLNQLEYSDYILKHNLIKKLDSYKNK from the coding sequence ATGAATAAATTTAACTTTTCTCTTTTAGATTTTATAGATATAATTTTTTTTATAGTTATTGTAACAATTAAAATTTTAGTATATGGAAGGCATATAGAAACCGGATACATATCTTCCGCCAAACTCTTCATTCCAGTTATTGCTTCTGTGCTAATTTTTACTTCTATAGCTTGTATTTTTAAAACCAAAGGGCGTGCCAGATTTTTATATCTATGTAATCTTATAATAAGTATTGCTATAATTAGTAATTCCATTTATTTTAGGTATTTCAAAGATCTCATATCTATACCTGTGCTAATAAGTGGATTTCAATTAAATGCAGTAAAATCCAGTGTGATTAACTTAATTGATTTTAAGGATTTTTTATACCTTTTTGATATTTTATTTATAATTCCTTTTATCAATAGATATGTATCCAAAAGCAGTCAGAAGCTTTCCTTAAACTTTAGGCTGTCAATATTTTCAATATTGCTCATATTAGGACTTTTAATAAATTACAGAAGTTTTTATAATTTATCTAAAGAGCAACCTAGACTTTTAAGTACTATGTATAATAAGGTGTATATATCAAGAAAATTAGGTATACTGAATTATCACTGTCTGGATATTTATAACACCATTTCTGCAAATATAAATAAACTTGTTCCTGTTTCTAAGGAGAAATTAGACAAAATACATAACTTTCTGGTATCAAATAAATCCAGTCATGAAAATTTAAAGGGTATTGCTAAAAATAAAAATCTAATAATGATTCAAGTAGAAGCCCTGCAGAATTTTGTTATAAATAGCTCTATTAATGGTCAGGAAATAACTCCAAATTTGAATGGGTGGATAAAAAGATCTGAATACTTCAATAACTTCTACTATCAAACAGCTACTGGCGGAACTTCTGATGCAGAGTTTATGACAAATACCTCATTGTATCCTGCTTCAGCAGGGGCAGCTTATCTTCTTTATTCTAGTAACTATTATAACGCAATGCCTGAAAATTTTAAGAGTAGGGGCTATTCTACCGCTGCCTTCCATGGATTTAGAGAAAATTTCTGGAATAGAAATATAATGTATCAAAAATTTGGTTTTGATACATTTTACGGTAAAAGCAGCTATAAACAGGATGAATCCATAGGACTTGGGTTAAGTGATAAGTCTTTTCTTACCCAGTCTTTAGATAAGCTAAACAAAATGCAATCTCCCTACTATGCCTTTTTAATAACACTTACAAGTCATTTTCCCTTCGACGATGTAAACAAGTATGGAGATTTTGATACAGGTGACTTTAAGGATACTCTTATAGGTAATTATATAAAGGCTGTACATTACACAGATGAACAGCTCGGAATGTTTCTTGATGAATTAGATAAAGAAGGCATATTGAAAAATTCTGTAGTAATATTGTATGGGGATCACCACGCAATACCCAAAGATAAACAATTGCAACTTTTTGAATACTTAAATAAGAATTCTCACTCTGATGTGGAGTGGGAGAAACTCCAAAAAGTTCCTATGTTTATCCACTTTCCTGATGAATCTGTAAAAGGTGTAAACCCTGTTTATGGAGGACAAATGGACATATATCCTACTGTATGCAATTTGTTTGATTTACCTGAGAAAGAAATGCTGGGAAAAGATTTATTCAATGCTGAAAATCAAAGTGTTATATTTAGAAATGGATCTTTTATAAATAAAAATTATTACTATTCCTCTCAAGATGATGCATATTATGATATAAATACAGACAGCAAAACCGCAAAAAATGATATACTTAAAGCAGAAAAGGAAAATGTATTAAATCAATTAGAGTACTCAGATTATATATTGAAGCATAATTTAATTAAAAAATTAGATTCCTATAAAAATAAATAA
- a CDS encoding TatD family hydrolase gives MFVDAHNHLDFYKDSLNLNKALNIIDCDNIKTLGCSMNLESYLFTKNLSISHKNIIPCFGIHPWEAYKNYRNLDTFDEYIKECKVIGEIGLDYHWVLESEKFPYMNRVFEYFSDKASKYNKITNIHTKGAENEVLQTIKKYNLRTPIIHWYSGDLDTLKKFLDYGCYFTISIDIGHSSLTNEIVKLLPLGRIFTETDGPTALKNNKYVYPDEVKNIIKWISFIKNIPYEEVKAQIWNNFNTLFSN, from the coding sequence ATGTTTGTTGATGCACATAACCATTTAGACTTTTATAAGGACAGTTTGAATTTAAATAAGGCGTTGAACATAATAGACTGTGATAATATTAAAACGCTGGGTTGTTCTATGAATCTGGAAAGTTACCTTTTCACTAAAAATTTAAGTATATCCCACAAAAACATAATCCCCTGTTTTGGAATTCACCCCTGGGAAGCTTATAAAAACTACAGAAACCTGGATACCTTTGATGAATATATAAAAGAGTGCAAGGTCATTGGTGAAATAGGTCTTGATTATCACTGGGTTTTAGAAAGTGAAAAATTTCCTTATATGAATAGAGTTTTTGAATACTTTTCAGATAAAGCTAGTAAATACAATAAAATTACCAACATACATACAAAAGGAGCTGAAAATGAGGTACTACAGACTATAAAAAAATATAACTTAAGGACACCTATTATTCATTGGTACAGCGGAGATTTGGATACATTAAAAAAATTTTTAGATTACGGCTGCTATTTTACAATAAGTATTGATATAGGTCATTCCAGCCTTACCAATGAAATAGTAAAATTACTTCCTTTAGGTAGAATTTTCACCGAAACTGATGGACCAACAGCTTTAAAAAATAATAAATATGTATATCCAGACGAGGTAAAAAACATAATAAAATGGATTTCTTTTATAAAAAATATCCCTTATGAAGAAGTTAAAGCACAAATTTGGAATAATTTCAACACACTATTTAGCAACTAA
- a CDS encoding MBL fold metallo-hydrolase, translating into MNLNKIKGSTYYIDAPTNCGIFIFKNKNCLIIDTGINNGDAKKIETLLLENNLHPKYIINTHSHMDHCGGNLYFKKNYPGCLVYTSKGEKIFMENPDLFSSILSCCHPSKAFNKSSKPIDVDFILDYGINKLNDEKFNIISLPGHSKEHIAIVTPEKVCFLGDSIFSSEILDKYSFPYLYNIEDSLTSLNTIKELEADYFVISHSEKILTKEEIINLAQANITNIYKYKDEILDLLEQPLTREDILENITILNELSLDFHQYHLNFAGICAFINYLYNNKLIDYSIEDGKLYYFKVSD; encoded by the coding sequence ATGAATTTAAATAAAATAAAAGGCAGTACTTATTATATAGATGCTCCCACCAACTGTGGAATATTCATTTTTAAGAATAAAAATTGCTTGATTATAGACACCGGCATAAATAACGGAGACGCTAAAAAAATAGAAACTTTACTTCTTGAAAATAATCTTCATCCCAAATATATAATAAATACTCACAGTCACATGGATCACTGCGGCGGCAATCTATATTTCAAAAAAAATTATCCTGGCTGCCTGGTATATACTTCAAAAGGTGAAAAGATATTTATGGAAAATCCAGATCTTTTTTCTTCCATACTTTCATGCTGCCATCCTTCAAAAGCATTTAATAAAAGCAGTAAACCCATAGATGTAGATTTTATTTTAGATTATGGTATTAATAAATTGAATGATGAAAAATTCAATATAATTTCACTGCCTGGACATTCTAAAGAACATATAGCCATAGTTACCCCAGAAAAAGTTTGTTTTCTTGGAGATTCCATATTTAGCAGTGAAATATTAGATAAATATTCTTTTCCCTACTTATATAATATAGAAGATAGCCTGACCTCTCTAAATACTATAAAAGAATTGGAGGCAGATTATTTTGTAATAAGTCATTCTGAAAAAATACTAACTAAAGAAGAAATAATCAATTTAGCCCAGGCTAATATTACAAATATATACAAATACAAAGATGAAATATTAGATCTTTTAGAACAGCCATTAACCCGGGAGGACATACTTGAAAATATCACTATACTAAATGAATTATCCCTGGATTTTCATCAATACCACTTAAATTTTGCAGGTATATGCGCCTTTATAAACTATTTGTACAATAATAAACTTATAGATTACTCCATAGAAGATGGTAAACTATATTATTTTAAGGTATCTGACTGA